Proteins found in one Paenibacillus sp. FSL R10-2782 genomic segment:
- a CDS encoding 4'-phosphopantetheinyl transferase superfamily protein: protein MEIYAIDTSKPEADGHYGSLMNRVSTEKRQKLDRFLHREDALRGLYADVLLRWLACRQLKVSNASLQFTYNAFGKPSLLNAPAFHFNVSHSGKWVVCAVDDHSLGIDIEQLRPIDFEVGRVCFSDTEYDALMHQEAESRLSYFYDLWTLKESFVKAEGQGLTLPLKSFSFDLSERPLIGFTTEGFTTEYCHFKQYEIDEHYKMAVCATHGHFADLVQQVDIHTLCLESAAQA from the coding sequence ATGGAAATATATGCGATTGACACGAGCAAGCCGGAGGCAGACGGTCATTACGGGTCACTGATGAACCGGGTTTCGACTGAAAAGCGACAGAAGCTGGATCGTTTTTTACATCGGGAAGATGCTTTAAGGGGCTTATACGCCGATGTGTTGCTAAGGTGGTTGGCCTGTCGGCAATTGAAGGTATCCAACGCCAGTCTTCAGTTTACATATAATGCTTTCGGCAAGCCTTCCTTGTTGAATGCACCCGCATTCCATTTTAATGTTTCTCACTCGGGAAAATGGGTGGTATGCGCCGTGGATGATCATTCGCTTGGCATCGACATTGAACAACTTCGTCCTATTGATTTTGAGGTGGGAAGGGTGTGCTTTTCGGACACGGAGTATGATGCGTTGATGCACCAGGAAGCGGAGAGCCGCTTATCCTATTTTTATGATCTATGGACGCTCAAGGAAAGCTTTGTGAAGGCCGAAGGACAGGGATTAACGCTGCCGCTAAAGTCATTTTCATTCGATTTAAGTGAGCGTCCGCTGATCGGTTTTACGACGGAAGGCTTTACCACCGAGTATTGTCATTTTAAACAGTATGAGATCGATGAACACTATAAAATGGCTGTCTGTGCAACGCATGGCCACTTTGCCGATCTGGTGCAGCAGGTAGACATACATACACTATGTTTGGAATCGGCAGCACAGGCGTGA
- a CDS encoding amidohydrolase, protein MTLTLFKHGKLYGEWAAKGDSIIVQNGIMQAIGQARELELQLSGKEYDTVDWEDAYVLPGLTDSHMHLSMHGMKLAMLDFTSATSKDEMLDMLRKRVALTPPGEWILGLNWNENAFIPVEIPTISELDAITDQHPVYLTRTCFHTFLANSEAFRRAGIGENTPDPASGAYGRNADGQLNGLIYEEASTAFTSVQPEPDYSVKKDAIRRACLDALRLGLTAAHTEDLRFLGSVDTMQRIYRELREEGIAFRTHQLIYHPFMEEVKAKGLRAGDGNEWFKIGAVKMFADGAIGGRTALLSAPYSDAPHTSGMAIQPQPELNQMVAAVRSAGFPVAVHTIGDGAAHMILTAMEAHALTEESGLPDRLIHGQVLTADLVKRMAKLPLIADIQPRFVASDFPWVLDRVGEGRTEYLYAWKKLLDAGIPCAGGSDAPIEPLDPFLGMHAAVTRTKPGETHEGYLPDEKLDIHAAIHLFTLGSAVAAGEADERGSLAVGKAADFTVIDRDLSERPEALLDVKARMTVVNGIVAYRA, encoded by the coding sequence TTGACACTAACATTGTTCAAGCATGGCAAGCTGTATGGGGAATGGGCTGCCAAGGGAGATTCAATCATAGTACAAAATGGCATCATGCAGGCCATTGGACAAGCGCGGGAGCTTGAATTGCAATTGTCGGGTAAGGAATATGACACGGTGGATTGGGAGGACGCTTATGTGTTGCCGGGCTTGACCGATTCACATATGCATTTGTCCATGCATGGCATGAAGCTGGCGATGCTGGATTTTACGTCGGCTACCTCGAAGGATGAGATGCTTGATATGCTGCGCAAACGGGTTGCGCTCACACCGCCGGGAGAATGGATTTTAGGGCTGAACTGGAACGAAAATGCGTTTATTCCTGTTGAGATTCCGACCATCTCAGAGCTGGATGCCATTACGGATCAGCACCCGGTATATTTGACTCGTACATGCTTTCATACGTTTCTGGCGAATTCAGAAGCGTTTCGGCGTGCAGGTATTGGGGAGAACACTCCTGATCCCGCTTCGGGAGCCTACGGAAGAAATGCGGATGGACAGTTGAACGGATTGATTTATGAGGAAGCGTCCACTGCCTTTACAAGTGTGCAGCCAGAGCCGGATTATTCGGTTAAAAAAGATGCGATCCGTCGAGCCTGTCTGGATGCACTACGACTCGGTCTGACGGCTGCACACACGGAGGATTTGCGTTTTCTGGGCAGCGTGGACACCATGCAGCGGATTTACAGGGAGCTGAGGGAGGAAGGCATTGCCTTTCGCACGCATCAGCTTATCTATCATCCGTTCATGGAGGAAGTCAAAGCGAAAGGGCTGCGTGCTGGTGACGGAAATGAGTGGTTTAAAATCGGTGCGGTAAAAATGTTTGCCGATGGTGCGATTGGTGGAAGAACTGCGCTATTGTCTGCACCCTATAGCGATGCTCCGCATACCAGTGGCATGGCGATTCAACCGCAGCCAGAGCTGAATCAGATGGTGGCTGCTGTCAGATCCGCAGGTTTTCCGGTTGCTGTACATACGATAGGGGATGGGGCGGCGCATATGATTTTGACCGCGATGGAAGCCCATGCTCTAACGGAGGAAAGCGGCTTGCCGGATCGTCTGATCCATGGTCAGGTGCTGACTGCCGATTTGGTCAAGAGAATGGCGAAGCTGCCGCTGATTGCGGACATCCAGCCGCGTTTTGTAGCAAGTGATTTCCCGTGGGTGCTGGATCGGGTTGGCGAGGGACGTACTGAATATTTGTATGCCTGGAAGAAGCTGCTGGACGCAGGTATTCCATGTGCTGGCGGCAGTGACGCGCCGATTGAGCCTTTGGACCCTTTTCTCGGTATGCATGCCGCTGTGACCCGCACCAAGCCGGGAGAGACGCATGAGGGGTATCTTCCCGATGAAAAGCTGGACATTCACGCAGCGATTCATCTGTTTACCCTTGGAAGTGCAGTGGCTGCGGGAGAAGCGGATGAACGGGGTTCGCTGGCTGTCGGGAAAGCCGCTGATTTTACGGTTATTGACCGGGATTTATCGGAGCGTCCAGAGGCTTTGCTTGACGTTAAAGCACGTATGACTGTTGTGAACGGAATCGTTGCGTACCGGGCATAG
- a CDS encoding S-layer homology domain-containing protein has product MSPIRSRLLTKLTLLATAAMTIITTFASCLTVPATAVGTAFKDISDSYAYQSITSLHAKGILAGTQPGYFSPKKAVTRAEWVTALDRTLGLEPVQASVSSYRDVSKQAWYYGWIEAASQLDVVQGGTSATFQPNSPVTRQEAALMIARLIRSTGSGAAVSTFTDADQIADWALEAVTTVNRYGFMKGEDNQFRPTSSLTREETAALLERLLTYSTQHASKTASTASSIRLGWQYDQSVQQFESSVLQSNINTLSPRWFFLNETGNISDLTNTSLLTWSKQHQKKVWAMVGNRSNLTMTHQILSNDVLRNKTITQLANAVSTHHLDGLVIDFENVDGQDRTQLTLFIQQLKAKLKSLNAVLAICVSPDYGTDWTAAFDYKQLGAAADYLILMGYDEHWGGGSTPGSVSSLPWLRESVRRFLLTTDPDKAILALPLFTRNWTLNASGQSVASSDISLIEQNQFVSRSTSKPVWHEDIQQYTVSYKDTQLHKLWLEEGRSFTRKYRLGQDKGVAGFAYWYPGGASSDLWSSVKNADRFAQRGL; this is encoded by the coding sequence ATGAGCCCCATACGATCACGCTTGCTAACCAAACTTACTCTGTTGGCGACTGCCGCCATGACGATAATAACTACATTCGCTTCATGTTTAACCGTTCCCGCAACCGCGGTTGGCACAGCGTTTAAGGATATTTCAGACAGCTATGCTTATCAATCTATCACTTCTCTGCACGCCAAAGGAATTTTGGCAGGTACACAGCCCGGCTACTTTTCTCCCAAAAAGGCGGTTACAAGAGCCGAATGGGTTACCGCGCTGGATCGCACACTCGGTCTGGAGCCTGTACAAGCATCGGTCTCCTCCTATCGGGATGTATCCAAACAAGCCTGGTACTACGGATGGATTGAAGCAGCCTCCCAGCTTGACGTGGTGCAGGGCGGAACGTCCGCCACGTTTCAACCCAACAGCCCTGTAACCCGGCAAGAAGCAGCCTTGATGATCGCGCGCCTCATACGCTCGACGGGATCAGGAGCAGCGGTTTCCACTTTTACAGACGCCGACCAGATTGCAGATTGGGCTCTTGAAGCTGTAACCACCGTGAACCGTTACGGCTTTATGAAAGGGGAAGACAACCAATTTCGCCCGACATCTTCCCTGACCCGCGAAGAAACAGCAGCACTTCTGGAACGGCTACTGACGTATTCAACACAGCATGCCTCCAAAACAGCGTCCACAGCATCTTCCATCCGACTAGGCTGGCAATATGATCAGAGCGTTCAACAGTTTGAAAGCTCAGTGCTTCAATCTAACATCAACACCCTATCACCGCGCTGGTTTTTTCTAAACGAAACGGGTAATATTAGCGATCTTACAAACACCTCGCTCCTCACCTGGTCCAAACAGCATCAAAAAAAAGTCTGGGCGATGGTAGGCAACCGTTCCAATCTAACGATGACGCACCAAATCCTGTCCAATGATGTTTTACGGAATAAAACCATAACTCAGCTTGCGAATGCCGTATCTACACATCATCTGGATGGGCTTGTGATTGATTTTGAAAATGTGGATGGGCAGGATCGTACCCAGCTCACGCTGTTCATCCAACAATTAAAAGCCAAGTTAAAAAGCCTGAATGCTGTGCTGGCGATCTGCGTATCTCCTGATTACGGTACAGACTGGACAGCCGCCTTTGACTATAAGCAGCTTGGCGCTGCGGCAGACTATTTGATTCTGATGGGATATGACGAACATTGGGGAGGCGGCTCAACTCCCGGCTCCGTATCCTCATTACCATGGCTCCGTGAAAGCGTACGGCGCTTTCTACTAACCACCGACCCGGATAAAGCCATATTGGCATTGCCTTTATTCACACGAAACTGGACCCTCAATGCGAGTGGTCAATCGGTCGCTTCGTCGGATATTTCACTGATTGAGCAAAATCAGTTTGTATCCCGTTCCACCTCCAAACCGGTCTGGCATGAGGATATTCAGCAGTACACCGTTTCCTACAAGGATACTCAGCTTCATAAGCTATGGCTGGAGGAAGGGCGATCCTTCACCCGTAAATACCGTTTGGGACAGGATAAAGGAGTCGCAGGCTTCGCCTACTGGTATCCGGGCGGGGCAAGCTCTGATCTATGGTCCAGTGTGAAAAATGCAGACCGTTTCGCACAGCGTGGTTTGTAA
- a CDS encoding DegV family protein, translating into MNKIKIFADSTSDIPVQWREQYEIGIVPLYTVFGDESLRDGVDIQPEQLFQRVSRERHLPRTAAPSPSDFIQAFAPYIEQGDDILYISLSSELSSTYQNALLAASEFPKGRVTVFDSLNLSCGFGMLVMKAARAAANDSTMEQIVDMLTRTRPLIDTEFVIDTLEYLYKGGRCSGMQNLIGSLLKIRPVIKVIDGKMTPAYKVRGKREKALEQMLQNALNQRGHMDNDIIIVVHALAEEDALMLQARLQEETGAQEVLLTTAGCVISSHCGPQTIGIMYAKKE; encoded by the coding sequence ATGAACAAAATCAAAATTTTTGCGGACAGTACCAGTGATATCCCAGTCCAATGGCGCGAACAGTACGAGATTGGCATTGTACCATTGTATACGGTGTTTGGGGATGAATCATTACGGGATGGCGTGGATATCCAGCCAGAGCAGTTATTTCAGCGCGTAAGTCGTGAGAGACATTTGCCGCGAACCGCCGCACCTTCTCCATCGGACTTTATTCAAGCCTTTGCTCCCTACATAGAACAAGGGGACGACATTTTATATATCAGTCTGTCTTCCGAGCTGTCCTCAACCTATCAAAATGCGCTGCTCGCTGCTTCCGAGTTCCCGAAAGGTCGTGTTACCGTCTTTGATTCCCTGAATCTGTCGTGCGGCTTTGGCATGCTCGTGATGAAGGCCGCACGCGCTGCAGCCAACGACAGTACAATGGAACAGATTGTGGACATGTTGACGAGAACCCGCCCCCTGATCGACACGGAATTCGTGATTGATACGCTTGAGTATCTGTACAAGGGCGGAAGATGCTCAGGGATGCAAAATCTGATCGGTAGTCTGCTCAAAATTCGTCCGGTGATCAAAGTAATAGACGGAAAAATGACACCTGCGTACAAAGTACGTGGCAAACGTGAGAAGGCGCTGGAACAGATGCTGCAAAATGCCCTGAACCAGCGGGGACATATGGATAACGATATCATTATTGTCGTACATGCTTTGGCTGAGGAAGATGCGCTGATGCTGCAAGCCCGTTTACAGGAAGAGACGGGAGCGCAAGAGGTGCTGCTGACAACAGCCGGTTGTGTGATTTCCAGTCATTGTGGTCCACAGACGATTGGTATAATGTATGCCAAAAAAGAATAG
- a CDS encoding DUF423 domain-containing protein translates to MQRRWIIVGSIMMLLAVAIGAFGAHIVKTRIDADALAVYETGVKYHMIHAVGLLIIALAAGQWGASTRLKWAARLLFTGIILFSGSLYVLSLTGIRVLGAITPLGGVCFIAGWLLLALAAWGLKKED, encoded by the coding sequence ATGCAACGCAGATGGATAATTGTAGGATCTATAATGATGCTGCTGGCGGTAGCTATTGGAGCGTTCGGGGCTCATATTGTGAAAACACGGATCGACGCAGATGCTTTGGCTGTGTATGAAACTGGTGTGAAATATCATATGATTCACGCTGTCGGTTTGCTGATCATTGCATTGGCTGCGGGACAGTGGGGAGCGTCGACTCGTTTAAAATGGGCAGCGCGACTGCTGTTTACGGGAATCATTTTATTTTCCGGCAGCTTGTATGTGCTGAGCTTGACCGGGATTCGTGTGCTAGGTGCCATTACCCCGCTGGGGGGCGTGTGTTTTATCGCAGGTTGGCTTTTGCTGGCATTAGCTGCCTGGGGTTTGAAGAAAGAGGATTAA
- the infC gene encoding translation initiation factor IF-3, with protein MAVLINEQIKASEVMLTGLNGEKIGIVSIEEALAMARSKEMDLVCTSLMSSPPPCSLVAKGKGKALAQKETGTRKASGGNMTGKSSKEKVKELRFTAHIEEHDYDTKLRQADKHLRSGKPVQLVVKSSGAKEAAAAKAVLERLLVDLKEAGMKETGIQTGGKGSQVKLNPR; from the coding sequence GTGGCAGTATTAATCAACGAGCAAATAAAGGCTTCCGAAGTCATGCTCACTGGACTCAACGGTGAGAAGATCGGTATCGTCTCGATAGAGGAAGCCTTGGCTATGGCCCGATCCAAAGAAATGGATCTGGTCTGTACATCACTGATGAGCAGTCCTCCGCCATGCAGCCTAGTAGCTAAGGGCAAGGGAAAAGCGCTCGCGCAGAAGGAAACCGGAACACGTAAGGCGAGCGGTGGCAACATGACTGGAAAGAGCAGTAAGGAAAAGGTCAAGGAGCTTCGCTTCACTGCTCATATCGAGGAGCATGATTATGATACAAAGCTGCGCCAAGCAGACAAACATCTGCGCTCCGGCAAGCCGGTGCAATTGGTCGTAAAATCGTCTGGAGCGAAGGAAGCTGCCGCTGCCAAAGCGGTGTTAGAGCGACTATTGGTCGATCTGAAAGAAGCCGGAATGAAGGAAACCGGAATCCAGACAGGCGGCAAGGGCTCGCAGGTGAAATTAAATCCGCGTTGA
- a CDS encoding ABC transporter substrate-binding protein, which produces MKKMLNGLLLIMVFAIVLAGCGSVGDSSKPETSSGSEQTTKAVRSVTVKDDHGEVKLDKPAERVVVLEWAFTEDLIALGVQPVGNADNENYRLWITPEAKLADSVTDIGTRGEPNLEAIAALKPDLIISNTGNNAAIYEQLKGIAPTLEYDFFKGKGYDYDRMVEIFKQIAVATGKTEQADKVLNDLDQHYMEAKTTLKKADKADFHYVLTQAFTVQNAATLRMFEDNSLVVETLAKIGMVNDWKSDKTEKYGFSTVGIEALPAVQDTHFIYITQKTDDIFGAAMKNNSVWKELNFVKEKRTYPLDGTTWTFGGPISSKVLVDQVVGVLTK; this is translated from the coding sequence ATGAAAAAGATGTTGAATGGTCTATTATTGATTATGGTTTTTGCAATTGTATTGGCGGGCTGCGGATCGGTAGGGGATAGCTCGAAGCCTGAAACCAGTTCCGGGTCTGAGCAGACAACCAAAGCGGTCAGATCGGTTACGGTTAAAGACGATCACGGGGAAGTCAAGCTGGACAAGCCAGCGGAACGTGTCGTTGTTCTGGAGTGGGCGTTTACCGAAGACCTGATCGCGCTAGGCGTGCAGCCTGTTGGTAATGCGGACAACGAAAACTACAGGCTGTGGATAACGCCGGAGGCGAAACTGGCTGATTCGGTCACTGATATCGGTACACGGGGCGAACCGAATTTGGAAGCGATTGCGGCGCTCAAGCCGGACCTTATTATCTCAAACACAGGCAATAATGCAGCGATTTACGAACAGCTTAAGGGAATTGCACCAACGCTAGAATACGATTTTTTCAAGGGAAAAGGTTATGATTATGATCGCATGGTTGAAATCTTTAAGCAGATCGCTGTGGCTACTGGAAAAACGGAGCAGGCTGATAAAGTCTTAAATGACCTTGACCAGCATTATATGGAAGCAAAGACTACATTGAAAAAAGCGGATAAAGCAGACTTCCACTATGTGCTGACTCAGGCTTTCACAGTTCAAAATGCCGCCACCCTACGAATGTTCGAGGATAACTCGCTTGTAGTAGAAACGCTTGCGAAAATCGGTATGGTGAATGACTGGAAGTCGGACAAAACCGAGAAATATGGATTCAGCACTGTTGGCATCGAGGCTCTTCCTGCGGTACAGGACACCCATTTTATCTACATTACGCAGAAGACGGACGATATATTCGGAGCAGCGATGAAGAACAATTCAGTCTGGAAAGAGCTGAATTTCGTCAAAGAAAAACGGACCTATCCACTGGACGGAACAACGTGGACATTCGGGGGCCCAATCTCATCTAAAGTGCTGGTTGACCAGGTGGTGGGTGTTCTGACGAAATGA
- a CDS encoding iron ABC transporter permease produces the protein MTRTGTADLSKAWRVGGIFGGGLAVLIALFFVSLCYGEASIPLHTVIEALTQRQNTLEHNMVWDLRMPRTVIGILAGGALAIAGALLQAITKNPLAASDTLGINAGAYFVVVLGAVMFPALLHQAPFLFAAIGGLLAAVLAYFMGGGRAGSPIRLALAGLIVSMVLGSFTGALHIFYSFETQGLFLWGSGSLVQNDWSGTTYAWPWVAGLSVIAVLLSRQFDVLDLDESTSTSLGQKVGLTRAAGIVLAVLLSTLTVSVIGPIGFVGLVAPHLVRLSGLKMHRWVLPGSFLWGALLLTGADVLAKMVHQSSMDLPTGAVMALIGAPWLIWLILWRMKLPSGIGGQSSMNIGVRSRKLPYGRLVTLLACGAVLLTVFSLMFGGMRIPVGDLLSGLFGGASENSALLQFRIPRTLVAAGAGIALAVSGVLIQLAVRNPLADASIIGVSSGAGFGALAVIIVWPGLPVYVLPVAAIAGAAVSAAVIFFLSWKKHLNPSVVILLGIAVSAIGAAGIQVLIIQGSLWGSTGYIWLTGSTYARSWAQVTTILAFLLVLLPVAWWLARRFDLLVFDDSSAMGLGLPVRRTRLLAMAVGVLLAGGAVACVGTIGFIGLIAPHIVRTLIGHHVRRSIVLSSILGAVMLVLADTIGRTILAPTEIPSGLLIALIGAPYFLYLMYRSNRSKSV, from the coding sequence ATGACCCGAACAGGTACAGCGGATTTATCGAAGGCTTGGCGTGTAGGAGGCATTTTTGGGGGTGGCTTGGCGGTCCTTATTGCGCTTTTTTTTGTAAGCTTGTGCTATGGAGAGGCGTCGATCCCGCTGCACACAGTAATTGAGGCGTTGACCCAGCGTCAGAATACGCTTGAGCATAATATGGTGTGGGATCTGCGGATGCCGCGTACGGTCATTGGAATCTTGGCTGGAGGTGCGCTTGCGATCGCCGGTGCATTGTTGCAGGCCATCACCAAAAATCCGTTGGCGGCTTCTGATACGCTCGGAATCAACGCCGGTGCCTACTTTGTGGTTGTGCTTGGCGCGGTGATGTTTCCCGCATTGCTGCATCAGGCTCCGTTTCTGTTTGCCGCCATCGGCGGCCTGCTGGCAGCGGTGCTTGCTTACTTTATGGGCGGCGGGCGAGCTGGCAGTCCGATCCGGCTGGCGCTTGCTGGCCTCATCGTGTCTATGGTACTCGGTTCGTTTACCGGAGCATTACATATTTTTTACTCCTTTGAAACGCAGGGATTGTTTCTCTGGGGTTCCGGTTCGCTGGTGCAAAACGATTGGAGTGGTACTACTTATGCTTGGCCCTGGGTTGCAGGGCTCTCGGTTATCGCGGTTTTGCTGTCGAGGCAATTCGATGTGCTGGATCTGGATGAGTCCACATCCACGTCTCTCGGGCAAAAGGTGGGCTTGACCCGGGCGGCGGGAATTGTATTGGCAGTTCTGCTGTCGACCCTTACAGTCAGCGTCATTGGGCCCATCGGGTTTGTAGGTTTAGTGGCTCCGCATTTGGTGCGCTTAAGCGGCCTGAAAATGCATCGCTGGGTACTGCCTGGTTCCTTCCTGTGGGGGGCACTGTTGTTGACGGGCGCTGACGTGCTGGCGAAAATGGTCCACCAATCCAGCATGGATCTGCCGACCGGAGCGGTAATGGCATTGATCGGAGCCCCTTGGTTAATTTGGCTTATCCTGTGGAGGATGAAACTGCCTTCCGGCATCGGCGGACAGTCTTCAATGAACATAGGTGTGCGCTCTCGGAAATTACCGTATGGCAGGCTGGTCACATTGCTTGCGTGTGGGGCCGTGCTGCTAACCGTATTTAGCCTGATGTTTGGAGGAATGCGCATTCCGGTGGGCGATCTGCTGTCCGGGCTGTTTGGCGGTGCGAGCGAGAATTCGGCTTTGCTGCAATTTAGAATTCCACGCACGCTGGTGGCGGCCGGGGCTGGTATCGCGCTTGCGGTGAGCGGTGTCTTGATCCAACTAGCCGTTCGCAATCCCTTGGCGGATGCCTCGATCATCGGGGTTTCTTCTGGAGCGGGATTCGGCGCGCTTGCAGTGATTATCGTCTGGCCTGGGCTGCCTGTTTATGTGCTGCCAGTCGCGGCGATCGCCGGAGCGGCAGTTTCGGCGGCGGTGATCTTCTTTCTATCCTGGAAAAAACATTTGAATCCGTCTGTTGTCATATTACTCGGCATCGCCGTATCAGCGATCGGAGCAGCCGGAATTCAGGTGCTAATTATCCAAGGCTCGCTGTGGGGCAGTACGGGCTATATTTGGCTGACCGGTAGTACCTACGCTCGAAGCTGGGCGCAGGTGACAACGATTCTGGCCTTTCTGCTCGTGTTGTTGCCAGTAGCCTGGTGGCTAGCTCGCCGTTTCGATCTTTTGGTATTTGACGATAGCAGCGCCATGGGACTGGGGCTTCCGGTGCGTCGCACCCGGTTGCTGGCGATGGCAGTGGGTGTGCTGTTGGCGGGAGGAGCAGTAGCCTGCGTGGGTACGATTGGTTTCATCGGGCTGATTGCTCCGCATATCGTGCGCACATTGATCGGGCACCATGTGCGCCGTTCCATTGTCTTGTCGAGCATCTTGGGAGCGGTGATGCTGGTGTTGGCAGATACGATTGGACGGACGATTCTTGCGCCGACGGAGATTCCTTCGGGGCTGCTGATCGCTCTGATCGGTGCGCCGTATTTCCTGTACTTGATGTATCGTTCCAATCGTAGTAAGTCAGTGTAG
- a CDS encoding ArsR family transcriptional regulator — translation MEPSLIYKALSNETRRLVMLWLKNPEEFFDEQAYLKQGLNFRIGVCVGDIQAKAGLAQSVISSYLLTMQKAGLLESERIGKWTYYRRNEKTIQEFAEYIQKEL, via the coding sequence ATGGAACCGTCATTGATTTATAAAGCTTTGTCTAATGAGACACGCCGTCTAGTTATGCTGTGGTTAAAAAATCCAGAGGAATTTTTTGATGAACAGGCTTATTTAAAGCAAGGGCTTAATTTTCGAATTGGTGTATGTGTGGGGGATATACAGGCTAAAGCAGGACTTGCGCAGTCTGTTATCTCAAGTTATTTATTAACGATGCAAAAAGCTGGTTTGTTGGAGTCTGAGCGAATTGGGAAGTGGACGTACTATCGTCGGAACGAAAAGACAATACAGGAATTTGCAGAGTACATCCAAAAGGAACTATAA